The Pseudomonas alkylphenolica genomic sequence TGATCTGCATGATGTGTTAGCGCTCAGCAGTCGCGGCCAGGCTGACCGGCAGGCTGAGGAACAGATCGAGATCCGCCGGTATGCCCAGGCCGTACATGCCAGCCCCTTCCGAACCAATGTTGAAGTGGATGACGCGGGCGTCGTCCTCGAACATTTCGTTGTAGGCCGGCGCGACGTAGAACTCACCGTTGACGCGCAGGTCTTTGGCAAACATCGACTCGATGGCGGCGAGCAACTGGCGACCGCTGCGGAAGTTGTAGATACCCACCGTGGCCTCGTCGGAGATCACCTCCTTCTCGACAACACGATTGATTCGGCCGTCGTCAGCAAAGCCAACGAAGGACCACTTCGGGTCGTCCGCCTTCATGCACATGATCAGACCGTCAGCGTTCTGCTCCTGCATGGTGTTGAGGTAGTCGTTGATGTCGATATCAACGTACTGGTCGCTGTTGGCGATCATCACCGGATCATCAGAATCGATCAGCTCTTTGGCCGCATAAACCGTGCAGGCAGCCCCCTCAGTGAGACCGTTCAGCTCGACGATGGCACACCCAGGCGCCCACGCCTCCAACTTGTCTTTCAAACCGTAAGCCTCGACGTGCGCGGCCTGACAGATAAAGATGAAGCGGTGCTCGCAGGCAGGCGTCAGATTGTCGATTACAACCTTGATCATCGGAACCGAATGCACCGGAATCAGTGGCTTCGGATCCTTGTATCCCGCCACTGCAAAACGGCTACCGGCACCCGCCATGGGAACTACAATATTGAGCATCTGCTTCTCCTTCATTTACGCAGAATGTATTCGTCGTATGCATTCATGACTTCACTGGCTTGACCGAGCATCTGTACTCGACCGTCTTTAAGCCAGCACACACGGCTGCACAGTTCTCTAATTCGACCCGAGTCGTGCGAGACGAACACTACGGTCTGGTTACCCATCATCATTTCCCGCATGGTGGCTTCAGCCTTCTCACGGAAGTGACCATCACCGACGCTCAACACTTCATCCAGAAGAATGACGTCGGGGCGTGAATACTTGGATATTGCGAACCCTAGGCGCGCTTTCATGCCGGTGGAATAACTGCGTACCGGCATCGATGCAGCGCTGTCGAGCTCCGCGTAGTCGAGAATTTCGTCGGTAAGTTCTCGCATGCGCTTGCGGCTCAGTCCCATCAGCATGCCGCTAAGGACAATGTTGTCGCGTGCGTCGAGGTTTTCGTCGAAGCCCAACTGCAGATTGAGCAGGGAGACATTCGGGACTGATTTGGTCATGCGTCCGCGAGTTGGCTGGTAAATGCCTGCAAGCACTTTGAGCAGCGTACTCTTGCCTGCACCGTTACCACCGACGACACCGAAGGTCTCGCCACGTGCCACCGTAAAGGACACATCATCCAGCACTGTAGTACTGGCGGAAGAGAACAGCCGTAGGCCGTTGCGGAACGAAAGCGACAAGCGCTCGGCTGTCAAAGCGATCTGTTCGTTCATTTGCTGAGTGCCATAGCATAGGAATTCTTGTTGCGCGCGAGGAACAGCACGGCCAATACGAAAACCACCGATGCCCCGCCCAACAGGATCAGCAGATCAGGGATCGCTGGGGCGCGGCCGTACATCAGCACGTCGCGATACATGGAAATCAGGGATGCGAGTGGATTGATATCCAGCAGGAAGCGGAACTCGGCAGGAATGTTGTCCTTGGCATAGAACACCCCGGAGGCGAACATCATGAATTGCAATGCCGAAGAAATCAGGATGCGCAGGTCGGGCATAAACGGAATCAGCCCAGCGACCAACACGCCAACGCCTGCGGTGATGATCAATTGCACCAGCGCGATCAGCGGCAGATACAACCACAGCCAGGTCGGTGTGAAACCGATCGCGCACAGCAATGCCAACAACAAGATAACGACCAGTGTCTCTTTGGCCAGATCCTTGAAGATTGAGGTCAGCGGAAAAATAAGCGGATCAACCTTGCAATGCTCGAGAACGTGTTTCTTCTCATAAATTGCATCGGTGCAGTTCATTACACTTTTATTGAACCAGGTCCAAAACGTTACGCCAATGATCAGGAAGACGGCAAAATTCTCCACCTGAATACGCAGCAGGTGTCCAAAAACTGAATAATAAATGACCAGCAGAATCAGTGGTTCTAGTATCCACCAAACAAATCCCAGGCGCGTTCTGGTCGACTCTGACTTTAGCCCCAGCCGTGCTCGCTCCATCGAAATCTGTACATTCGACCAGATGTGTCCTTCACCACGCAGGAAACCCACAGTACATCCTCAAAGAGCCACGTAACCGACAATTTTAACTGAAAACTTCGCCCTTCCAAAGTCTAACTTTTAACGCAGGAAAAAGGCGCGGAAAAACTCTTGTAACCCGCGCCTAAGCAAAGTTTTCTCTGGACGCCTCTCGGCGTTTCATCGGAAGGCAATGTGAGACTTTACTTCCATGCCACAATTCTGCTGTTAATTGCAGCGATCGCTACTCGACAGTTACCGATTTTGCCAAATTGCGCGGCTGGTCGACGTCGGTGCCTTTGAGTACGGCCACATAGTACGAAAGAAGTTGCAGCGGAATGGTATAGAGAATCGGCGCCAGAGCATCAATGATGTGCGGCACAGCAATCACATGGGTGCCTTCGCCGTTGCTCATACCGGCGTGTTCGTCGGCAAAGACAATCAGTTCACCGCCACGCGCGCGTACTTCCTGCAGGTTGGACTTGAGCTTCTCCAGCAGTTCGTTGTTTGGCGCCACGGTGACCACCGGCATGTCGCTGTCGACCAGCGCCAGCGGGCCGTGCTTGAGCTCGCCGGCCGGGTAGGCTTCGGCGTGGATGTAAGAAATTTCCTTGAGCTTGAGCGCTCCTTCCATCGCCACCGGGAACTGCGCGCCACGACCAAGGAACAGGGTGTGGTGCTTGTCGGCGAACAATTCGGCGGTTTTCTCGACGATGGTATCCATGGCCAGCGCTTCGCCCAGACGTGTCGGCAGGCGGCGCAGTTCTTCGACCAGTTCAGCTTCGACACCGGCTTGCAACGTGCCACGCACCTGGCCCAGGGACAGGGTCAGCAACATCAGCGAGACCAGCTGGGTGGTGAATGCTTTGGTCGAAGCCACGCCGATTTCCGGGCCGGCCTGGGTCAGCAGGGTCAGGTCCGACTCGCGTACCAGTGAGCTGATGCCAACGTTACAGATCGCCAGGCTGCCGAGGAATCCGAGTTCCTTGGCATTGCGCAAGGCGGCCAGGGTATCGGCGGTTTCGCCAGACTGGGAGATCGAAACGAACAGGGTGTCGGGCTGCACCACTACCTTGCGGTAGCGGAACTCGCTAGCCACTTCTACCTGGCACGGAATCCCGGCCAGCTCTTCGAGCCAGTAACGCGCAACCATGCCAGCGTGATAGCTGGTACCACAGGCGACGATCTGCACATTGCGGACTTTGGCGAACAGCTCGGCAGCTTGCGGGCCAAAGGCCTGAACCATGACGTGGTCCTTGCCCAGACGCCCTTCCAGGGTGCGCTGTACTACGGTTGGTTGCTCGTGGATTTCCTTGAGCATGAAGTGGCGATAGGTGCCCTTGTCGGCGGCTTCGGCGCCTTCGTGGTATTGCACGGTTTCGCGCTGAACCGGGTGACCGGCCAGATCCCAGATGGTTACCTGGTCGCGGCGGATCTCGGCGATATCGCCTTCTTCCAGGTACATGAAGCGGTCGGTCACCTGGCGCAGGGCCAACTGGTCGGAAGCCAGGAAGTTCTCCCCGTGGCCCAGACCGATAACCAGCGGACTGCCGCTGCGCGCAGCCAGCAGGCGGTCCGGCTGACGCGTACTGATCACTGCCAGGCCATAGGCACCGTGCAGTTGCTTGACTGCAGCTTTCAGGGCGTCGGCCAGGTCCGGGACGGTTTTCAGGGTGTGGTGCAGCAGGTGGACGATGACTTCGGTGTCGGTCTCAGAGCTGAATACGTAGCCCAGGCCCTTGAGCTTTTCACGCAGTTCTTCGTGATTCTCGATGATACCGTTGTGCACCACCGCCAGTTCCTGGCCAGAGAAATGCGGGTGTGCATTATGCTCGGTGGGCGCGCCGTGGGTCGCCCAGCGGGTATGGGCAATACCCAGCTGGCCTGCCAGCGGATCGGCGGCTACAGCGGCTTCCAGTTCGCTGACCTTGCCGATGCGACGACGACGCTCCAGGGTTCCCTGCTGGGTGAAGACCGCCAGACCTGCGCTGTCATAACCGCGGTACTCCAGACGCTTGAGGCCTTCGATGAGGATGGTGGTGATATTACGCTCGGCGACGGCGCCAACGATTCCACACATTAGATATGCTCCTTGGAGAGTGCGGCACAAATCACATGGACGCCGCGGGCTTCAATTTGTTCGCGCGCCTCAGCGGGCAGGCGCTCATCGGTAATCAGGGTGTTGACGCTGCCCCAGGGCAGCTCGAGGTTGGGAATCTTGCGCCCGACCTTGTCGGACTCGACCATCACGATCACTTCCCGGGCCACTTCGGCCATCACCCGGCTCAGGCCGAGCAGCTCATTGAAAGTGGTGGTTCCGCGCAC encodes the following:
- the glmS gene encoding glutamine--fructose-6-phosphate transaminase (isomerizing) — its product is MCGIVGAVAERNITTILIEGLKRLEYRGYDSAGLAVFTQQGTLERRRRIGKVSELEAAVAADPLAGQLGIAHTRWATHGAPTEHNAHPHFSGQELAVVHNGIIENHEELREKLKGLGYVFSSETDTEVIVHLLHHTLKTVPDLADALKAAVKQLHGAYGLAVISTRQPDRLLAARSGSPLVIGLGHGENFLASDQLALRQVTDRFMYLEEGDIAEIRRDQVTIWDLAGHPVQRETVQYHEGAEAADKGTYRHFMLKEIHEQPTVVQRTLEGRLGKDHVMVQAFGPQAAELFAKVRNVQIVACGTSYHAGMVARYWLEELAGIPCQVEVASEFRYRKVVVQPDTLFVSISQSGETADTLAALRNAKELGFLGSLAICNVGISSLVRESDLTLLTQAGPEIGVASTKAFTTQLVSLMLLTLSLGQVRGTLQAGVEAELVEELRRLPTRLGEALAMDTIVEKTAELFADKHHTLFLGRGAQFPVAMEGALKLKEISYIHAEAYPAGELKHGPLALVDSDMPVVTVAPNNELLEKLKSNLQEVRARGGELIVFADEHAGMSNGEGTHVIAVPHIIDALAPILYTIPLQLLSYYVAVLKGTDVDQPRNLAKSVTVE
- a CDS encoding ABC transporter permease, whose amino-acid sequence is MGFLRGEGHIWSNVQISMERARLGLKSESTRTRLGFVWWILEPLILLVIYYSVFGHLLRIQVENFAVFLIIGVTFWTWFNKSVMNCTDAIYEKKHVLEHCKVDPLIFPLTSIFKDLAKETLVVILLLALLCAIGFTPTWLWLYLPLIALVQLIITAGVGVLVAGLIPFMPDLRILISSALQFMMFASGVFYAKDNIPAEFRFLLDINPLASLISMYRDVLMYGRAPAIPDLLILLGGASVVFVLAVLFLARNKNSYAMALSK
- a CDS encoding ABC transporter ATP-binding protein is translated as MNEQIALTAERLSLSFRNGLRLFSSASTTVLDDVSFTVARGETFGVVGGNGAGKSTLLKVLAGIYQPTRGRMTKSVPNVSLLNLQLGFDENLDARDNIVLSGMLMGLSRKRMRELTDEILDYAELDSAASMPVRSYSTGMKARLGFAISKYSRPDVILLDEVLSVGDGHFREKAEATMREMMMGNQTVVFVSHDSGRIRELCSRVCWLKDGRVQMLGQASEVMNAYDEYILRK
- a CDS encoding glycosyltransferase family 2 protein, with product MLNIVVPMAGAGSRFAVAGYKDPKPLIPVHSVPMIKVVIDNLTPACEHRFIFICQAAHVEAYGLKDKLEAWAPGCAIVELNGLTEGAACTVYAAKELIDSDDPVMIANSDQYVDIDINDYLNTMQEQNADGLIMCMKADDPKWSFVGFADDGRINRVVEKEVISDEATVGIYNFRSGRQLLAAIESMFAKDLRVNGEFYVAPAYNEMFEDDARVIHFNIGSEGAGMYGLGIPADLDLFLSLPVSLAATAER